The Nitrospirota bacterium nucleotide sequence GGTTGCCGAAGGCAGTTCCCCCGTCCTTGTCAGCGTGGCACATTACGCACATTGCTGAGTTCTTGTTTGACGTCCTGACAAAGATGGTCCTCTCCATCCCCATCTCGCTCGGCACTCCGTGCGCGGTGTGGCAGGTAAAGCACTGCATCTTGCCGTCTTTGTCCAGCGGAAATATTTTCGGTATCTTCATTGAGGCGGGAGGCGGCTGGTTGATCTTGTGCCTTAAGTCATTATATACCCTTGCCCTCGAATCAACTACGCTTCCGTCGTGACATGAAAAACACATCTCGGGCTTTGCCACGGTCTTTTCACTTGTATACGGCACAAGGTCCGAGCCCCTTCCCTCGATATAGAAGGTGTCTATCCAGTTGTAATGGCATATCGCGCATTCTTTGGCCGAATCCGGATTTCTCGGCGCAGTTTCCGAGGCGGCCGAAATGCTTTCAAAATAAAAAATGCAAAATGCAAAATGCAAGATCAGGGATATTTTTAATATATTCTTTCCCCGGACTTTTGACTTCTGACTTTTGACTTCTGACATCTCCCCTGTCATTCCGCATCCTTTTCCAACTGGTACACGCTTACCTTTTCTGCGAACATTTCCACGACATAGAGCCTGTCTTTATTGTCTATGAATATCCCTGCTGGCGTAACGAATTTCCTGACCGCTCCTTTGTCCGGATCGCCGATCGCCGAATAAAAATCGCCGACCGGTTCAAATACCTGGACCACTCCCATATAGCTGTCGCTGACATATATCTTCCCGTTCCTGTCAATTGCGACCCCTTTGGGCCTGAAGAATTCACCTTTTTCAACACCCCATTTGCCGACGCTTGCGACATACAACCCTTCGGGACTTAAGATCTGGACGCGCGTATTGATGACATCCACTATGTAAAGATAGCGCTCTGCGTCAAGGGCCATCAAGAACGGGTATCTGAATTCCCTGTCTCCTTCTCCAGGCGCGCCGTAAGATTCGATCTTCTGCAATGTCGCGCGGTCATATGCGTGAATGCAGTGATTATCATTGTCGACTATGTAGATTTTGCCCGCGGATTCGTCAATTGAAACATCTGTCGGGTCTGCAGGCCTGCCGTTTTTTGAAAGGACCCTGATCTGTGAAAGAAAACCCCCGGTTGAATTGAAGATCTGCACGCGGTGATTGCCGGAGTCCGCCACGTAAACTCTCCCCGCGCTGTCAATGCCTATGCCCAGCGGAAATTTAAACTCTCCCTCTGCCGGTCCCTTTGCTCCGAATGAAAATATGAACTTGCCGTTTTGATTGAAGACCTTGACAGCGCTGTTTACGCCGTCCACGACATATATCAGCCCTTCCTTTGAAACTGCCACATCGCTGGGCTGTTTGAAGCTGTAAGTTATATCAAAGAGATGCTGAACATTCGTCAGCCTGACGGCTTGGGCCGGGGCAGGCAATGCTGAGAAGGCGATCAAAAAAACACATAGTACACAGAGATAAGCAATCCGCAGATTGCTCAGGATTACGCAGGTTTTTAATAAGAGCCTTTTGCTTAATCTGAGAAATCTGCGGCATCTGTGGATGAAATTTATCATTCTTTGCGCACTCTGTGGTTAATTAATTTATATCTCACTTTTTACCGCTTTTTTTTCCTCGACCTTCGGCAATTCTTCTCCCGGATGGAGCATCCTCGGCATGTAGAACTTTGTGTAGTTCTTTATCATCCCGACGACTTCCGTGCTCACTATGGAATCTATTCTCTCTTTCGGATACCCGAGGTCGGCAAACGGCAGCAAAGACGCCTCCTTCTGGTGGCAGTCCTCGCAGATGGCCGGCTGTTTACTGACTATCTTATGTATCAGTTTTTTGGCCCTTGATTTCTGCGCCTCCGAGAGGGATTTTTCTTTTTCCCTGTATTCGCGTGAAAAGGCCATCCGTTCCTCCGAGTCGATCCTCTGGAGCTTTCCGTCAACGCGCTCAAAAGGAATGATTTTTGCCTTGTACGCGCCCGGCGCTGAACCCTTCACAGGGCTTTCGACCAGTTCCCCGTTGGTCCTGTCATACCATTTATAGACCCTTGTCTTCTGCGCCCCCTCGAGTTTTACGTGGCAGGTCTCGCAGCCGACAAAGAACGCGTGCATATTCAGAAAGGCCCTCAGCTCTTTTATGTGATCATGCGGCATATCGCCGTGGCAGTCCACGCAGTATGACCGTTTGTCCGGGCCGATCTGGAACCCGATATGGTGGAAGTGCCCCTTTATCCTTCTCTCTTCGAGGATCTTGTAACCGAGGTAATGTTTTATCTTCTCGTCGCTTTCGAGTATGATCTTTTCAAAAGAGGTCTTTGTCGCTTCGTGTTTTTTCTGCTCTACTATCTGCCCGATCTCCAGGGCGCGCTCCCTGCCGTGATATTCTTCTATTATATGCGCGAAGGTCACTTCCCAGATTATATAGATGAAGAACACCGTGAGCGCCATAAAACCCAGCATATATATTTTATAGAATAGTTTTTTCATGCAGAATGCCCTCCTTCCGTAGATTCATGCGTATGCCCGCCGTGCGGAGGCAGTATCTCATGCTCCAGCCCCGCCTCTTTCATGACTTTTACGTAGTGTTCGTAATGTTCTTCCGCCATAAGTTCCTCGGACATGTATCCCGTCAGAAATACCGTCCCCATAGGGAAAACGGATATTGAGAAATGGACGTTGTACCAATGCCAGATGAATAGAAATAGAGCGGCAAGCAGGGCCTCATCGCTGTGGGCAATCAACATGAAGTTTAAAAGCCCGCCCGGCAATAAATGCGTGGCGAGTTCCTTGTTCCATATGATGAGGCCGGACAGCCCTATGATGACCATGCCCCAGAACGGCGCCCAGTAATCAAATTTTTCTTTCCATGTAAAATTGTCGCCATCAGGCCGTTTGTTCGTCAGGAACAACAGATACTTCATAAGGTCCCTGATGTCAAACGCGTCTTTGAGGTTCGGGACGAGGGGTTGTTTGGCCAGTATCATGAGGACCTTCATTACACTCAACTCTCCTTTCTGCTTTAAGGGGAGGACCTGTTTTTTGTAAATAACATATGCCAGGTATCCGATGTGATACACAAACAGTATCAGCAGTATTACCCCGGTAGTTATGTGGACAATAGGGGCGGCCTTTATGCCTCCAAACAGTGCGTAGAGATACGGCGCCCACGCGGCATTGGAGAATTTCAGCGGCATCCCGGTCAGTACCAATGTAACTACCGACCATGCGAGGATTATATGCTGTATCCTCTGGTTCATTGAAAATCTGTAAAAATACCTTTTCCCGTCTTTTATCTTTATCGCAGGATAGCGTTTCATGTCTTATTTCCTCCTTTTAATGACAGCATTAGGGAAGAACCTTCTTATCAGGTCAAGTAATATTATGCCCATTAAAGGAAGCAGTGTGCCGCCTGTCAGCACAATGAAAAACACCGTGAAGAAGTATTGGGCAGGGCTCTGTTTAAGATTGAATTCAGCATGAACATTATACGTTGCAAGCTTGGGTGAGGCGTTAGGATGACAATCTATGTTTGAGCAGATCTTTCCCCGGTTCATATCATTGGTGGAAGCCTGGGTGTTTTTATGGCTCAACATCTGGTGAGCGGACTGGCCCTTGTTTACGTGACAGTCAAGACAATCCGGGATCCTTTCATCAAGGAAC carries:
- a CDS encoding NHL repeat-containing protein; this encodes MINFIHRCRRFLRLSKRLLLKTCVILSNLRIAYLCVLCVFLIAFSALPAPAQAVRLTNVQHLFDITYSFKQPSDVAVSKEGLIYVVDGVNSAVKVFNQNGKFIFSFGAKGPAEGEFKFPLGIGIDSAGRVYVADSGNHRVQIFNSTGGFLSQIRVLSKNGRPADPTDVSIDESAGKIYIVDNDNHCIHAYDRATLQKIESYGAPGEGDREFRYPFLMALDAERYLYIVDVINTRVQILSPEGLYVASVGKWGVEKGEFFRPKGVAIDRNGKIYVSDSYMGVVQVFEPVGDFYSAIGDPDKGAVRKFVTPAGIFIDNKDRLYVVEMFAEKVSVYQLEKDAE
- a CDS encoding cytochrome C codes for the protein MKKLFYKIYMLGFMALTVFFIYIIWEVTFAHIIEEYHGRERALEIGQIVEQKKHEATKTSFEKIILESDEKIKHYLGYKILEERRIKGHFHHIGFQIGPDKRSYCVDCHGDMPHDHIKELRAFLNMHAFFVGCETCHVKLEGAQKTRVYKWYDRTNGELVESPVKGSAPGAYKAKIIPFERVDGKLQRIDSEERMAFSREYREKEKSLSEAQKSRAKKLIHKIVSKQPAICEDCHQKEASLLPFADLGYPKERIDSIVSTEVVGMIKNYTKFYMPRMLHPGEELPKVEEKKAVKSEI